One genomic region from Buteo buteo chromosome 12, bButBut1.hap1.1, whole genome shotgun sequence encodes:
- the KLHDC3 gene encoding kelch domain-containing protein 3, translating to MLRWAVHLEGGPRRVNHAAVAVGHKVYSFGGYCSGEDYETLRQIDVHVFNAVSLRWIKLPPVWTNSRDHVREVPYMRYGHSAVLIDDTVYIWGGRNDTEGACNVLYAFDVNTHKWFTPKVSGMVPGARDGHSACVLGKSMFIFGGYEQLADCFSNDIHKLDTTNMMWTLISAKGTPARWRDFHSATIIGTKMYVFGGRADRFGPFHSNNEIYCNRIKVFDTETNSWLDSPPTPVLPEGRRSHSAFSYNGELYVFGGYNARLNRHFHDLWKFNPVSLSWRKIEPKGKGPCPRRRQCCCRVGDKIILFGGTSPSPEEGMGDEFDLMDHSDLYILDFSPSLKTLCKLAVIQYSLDQSCLPHDIRWELSAMTTNSTISRPIVSSQG from the exons ATGCTACGGTGGGCAGTGCACTTGGAAGGTGGGCCACGGAGGGTGAACCACGCGGCCGTGGCTGTCGGGCACAAGGTCTATTCCTTTGGCGGATATTGTTCTGGAGAAGACTATGAGACTCTGCGGCAGATTGACGTCCATGTTTTTAATGCAG TGTCTCTGCGCTGGATCAAGCTGCCTCCAGTGTGGACAAACAGCCGAGACCACGTGAGAGAGGTGCCCTATATGAGGTATGGGCACTCAGCAGTGCTCATAGATGACACCGTCTACATATGGGGTGGTCGCAATGACACTGAGGGAGCCTGCAACGTGCTCTATGCCTTCGATGTCA acaCGCACAAGTGGTTCACGCCAAAGGTGTCTGGAATGGTCCCAGGGGCAAGAGATGGGCATTCGGCTTGTGTCCTGGGAAAGAGCATGTTTATCTTTGGAGGCTATGAACAGCTG GCTGACTGCTTTTCAAACGATATCCATAAATTGGACACCACAAACATGATGTGGACCTTAATCTCTGCCAAG GGTACACCAGCTCGCTGGAGAGACTTCCATTCAGCTACCATCATTGGAACAAAGATGTATGTATTTGGTGGCAGAGCTGATCGTTTTGGGCCGTTTCACTCCAACAATGAGATCTACTGTAACCGCATTAAAGTATTTGATACAGAAACAAACTCCTGGCTGGACTCCCCTCCAACTCCAGTGCTCCCTGAAGGCCGGCGGAGCCATTCAGCAT TCAGCTACAATGGGGAGCTATATGTATTTGGTGGCTACAACGCACGCCTGAACAGACACTTCCATGACCTCTGGAAATTCAATCCAG TTTCTCTCTCTTGGAGGAAGATTGAGCCCAAGGGGAAAGGCCCGTGTCCTCGACGCcggcagtgctgctgcagagtAGGGGACAAAATCATTCTCTTTGGAGGCACCAG cCCGTCTCCAGAGGAGGGAATGGGTGACGAATTTGACCTGATGGATCACTCAGACCTCTACATCCTCGACTTCA GCCCCAGTCTAAAGACGCTGTGTAAGCTAGCAGTGATTCAGTACAGCCTGGACCAGTCCTGCCTTCCCCACGACATCAG ATGGGAGCTCTCGGCCATGACAACAAACAGCACCATCAGCCGCCCCATCGTCTCGTCCCAGGGCTGA
- the MEA1 gene encoding male-enhanced antigen 1 — translation MAVARSMGPERVCPEEPGPPEAPDGAAGWSGDEEEEEEEEEEEEEGGGGYLYQPLSQEPEQGPGEAAPPAAPAGCAEEGPGLQERLQMLRLHLPDPPVDSEEEEDEEAAAAAVEGAAAQSSRSSIPMDAEHVELVKRTMAGVKLPTLGIPAWASQISEDQWRDVVQRTLQARQSLGGPRPEWK, via the exons ATGGCGGTGGCGCGGAGCATGGGGCCGGAGCGGGTGTGTCCCGAGGAACCGGGGCCGCCGGAGGCCCCCGATGGTGCGGCGGGCTGGAGCGGTGacgaggaagaagaggaagaggaggaggaggaggaagaagaaggcgGCGGCGGGTATTTGTACCAGCCGCTGAGCCAAGAGCCGGAGCAGGGCCCCGGTGAggcggccccccccgccgccccggcgggcTGCGCTGAGGAGGGCCCCGGCCTGCAGGAGCGGCTGCAG ATGCTGAGGCTGCACCTGCCCGACCCGCCGGTGgacagcgaggaggaggaggatgaggaagcAGCAGCGGCGGCTGTGGAAGGCGCAGCGGCTCAGAGCAGCCGAAGCTCCATCCCCATGGATGCAG AGCACGTGGAGCTGGTGAAGAGGACGATGGCCGGTGTGAAGCTTCCCACCCTGGGCATCCCCGCCTGGGCCAGCCAGATCTCGGAGGACCAGTGGAGGGATGTGGTGCAGCGCACGCTGCAGGCCCGGCAGAGCCTCGGTGGCCCCAGGCCCGAGTGGAAGTGA